Within Gemmatimonadota bacterium, the genomic segment GTACTTCCTCCGCGAAGCTCGGCTGGGGGCTTGGCATCGGTGGGCTGGACCGGCGACGGGATTCGGGGATCCGTTTGATCCGCCGGACCTCGTCGGCCAATTCGACCTGGTGCTTGAGGACGGCCGGCAGATCACCCTGCGCCGGGAGGTCTTCCATCGGTTTCGGGATCAAGCGATCGGCGAGGTCCGGCGCCCGATTGGGGTCGTGCCCCGAGTCGACGTCCAGGTGGCGCCGTCAATCAAGGTTTGGCCGGTCGACCGGATCGGTCCCCAGGCTCTGACCGTGGCACTCCATCATGCCGGGGCTGATTCAACCTTCGGCACCGTGGCCCTTGACCTGCCGCTGGGCTGGCCACCGGTGGAGCCGCAATCGTTCAGTCTGGTTCACCCGGAAGAGCGTCGAACCTACACCTTTTTGCTCAAGGCCCCATCGTCCCTCGAGCCGGGCGACTACGTGGTTCGGGCGGTGGTCCGGGACCAGGCCGGCAACCGCTATGAAGAGGGTGCAGTGTCTGTCACTTATCCACACATTCGCGCTCGGTCATTCCAGGTGGCAGCCATAGTGACTATACGAGTCAAGGCGTTATCGCTGCCAGCCGATCGACTCATCGGCTACGTCCTGGGGGCGGCTGACAAGGTCCCGGAGGCCCTCCGGAGCGCCGGAGTTGGGGTTGAAATCCTGGACGCCGCGGCCTTGGAGCAAGGGGACCTCAGCCGCTTCCGCACCATCGTGGTTGGGAGCCGGGCCTATGAGATCGATCCGGCGTTGGTTCTGAACAACGGCCGGCTCCTGGACTATGTCCGGTTGGGTGGCCACTTGATCGTTCAGTACCAGCAGCACGCCTTCTTCAGCGGGGGGTACGCCCCCTATCCCATGACCGTGGCGCTCCAGCACGACCGGGTGACCGACGAGCGGGCCCCGGTGCGGGTCCTGGTGCCAGCCGATCCGATCTTTCGGGGTCCGAACCGCCTGGGGCCGGCGGATTGGGATGGCTGGGTCCAAGAGCGGGGGCTTTATTTTCCGCGCACCTGGGATGCTCGGTATCAGTCGTTGATTGAGACCGGCGATCCCGGCGAGGTGCCGCTGCGCGGCGGGCTCCTGGTGGCTCAAGTGGGCAAGGGAACCTATGTCTACAGCGGATTGGCCTTCTTCCGCCAGCTGACCGCGGGTGTCAGTGGGGCCTTGCGGCTCTTTCTCAACCTCGTGGCCGTGGAGTCGCGTGCCGCCGTTCCATAGCGGGTGAGCGAGGCCTCGGGACGGGGGTTCACCACCCTCAGGGATCCGGAGTTCAAGAAGCTCTCGGTACTGATCGCAACCGCGCTGATCGATATGCTCGGCTTCGCGATCGTCTTTCCGCTGTTGCCGTTCTATACGTTGCAGCTCAAGGCGCCGCCGGTGGCGGTTGGTTGGATCATCGCGGCGTTTTCACTAGCGCAGATTGCCTCCGCGCCGATCTGGGGCAAGTTCTCGGACCGGCGGGGCCGCCGGCCTGCCCTCTTGGTGGGGATGTTCGCGTCGGGGATCGCCTTTCTGGTCTTTGGGTTTGCCACCTCGGTCTGGGTCCTACTCCTGTCGCGGGTGATCCAGGGCGCCGGCGGGGGCACCACGGGTGTCCTCCACGCCTATGTCGGCGACGCCATCCCACCGGAGCGGCGGGCCCAGGCGCTGGGGTGGATTTCCGCGGCCACCAACGTCGGGGTGGCGGTGGGGCCGATCATCGGGTCGTTTGCCTTCAAATTTGGAACGGCGGTGCCGGGGGTTGTTGCGGCAGCGCTCTGCTTCCTCAATCTCTTGTTTACCTGGCGGTGGTTGCCGGAGTCCCGGTCGTTCACGCCGGCCAGCGGCGTGCCGCGCCCGCGCCCGGCCGTGGCCGGGGCGCTCCTGTCGGTGGTCACCCACCCTCGGACGTTGGTCTCGCGACTGGTGTGGGTCTACGGCGCGGGGATGCTCGGCTTCTCGGCCATGACGTCGGTCTTTGCCCTGTTCCTTGGCGATCGTTTCGGGGTGACGTCGGCCAATGTCGGGTACTTCTTCGCCTACACCGGCGCGCTCAATTTCCTGATGCGGGCGGTGGCCTTGGGTCCCATCGTTAGGCGTCTCGGCGAGGTGGGAGCCATCCGGCTGGGCACGGTGGCGCTCGTCACGGGTCTCGTCTTGTACCCCCTGGTTCCGAGCCTCCTCATCCTGCCGTTGGTCATGCCGCTGATTCCGATCGGGACCGCCCTGATATTTCCGTCCACGACGGCCATGATTTCGAAAGCGTCCGATCCGTTGATCCTCGGGACGACCATGGGGGTCGCGCAGTCCTTTGCGGGCGGGGCCCGGGTTCTGGCGCCTTTGATCTCGACAGCCGTGTTTCAACGGTACGGCGCCTCAATGCCGTTCTATTTGGCGGCCGGCATTGTCGCGGGCGTCGGCCTGCTGGCCTTTCGGCTCCCCGAATCGGCCGGGCGCCTAGCCCAGGCCAAGAACTAGGAGTCCCATGCTCGAGACCCCCGCCGCCGTGACGGCGGCAACCTGGGAAGAGATCGCGGCGTGCTATGACGACCTGATGGCCCGCCCCATCGACGCCACCACGGTCGAGGCCTGGCTTGAGGCGTGGTCCCGGCTCGAGGAGGCCGTGTCCGAGGCGATTTCGAGCGCCATGATTGAATACACCCGGGACACGGCCGACGCAGCGAAGCAGGCGATTCAGCGGCGGCTGGTCATCGAGATTGCCCCAAAGGCCGAAGAGAAGAGCGTGGCGCTCGCCGCCAAGTTCGCCCGATTGGGCTGGACTCGGCCGGGACTCGAACAGATGACGGCCCGGTTTCGCCGGGCGATCGAGATCTTCCGCGAGGAGAACGTCTCCCTGACGTCGGCCCTCGAGGAGGCCGGGACCGAGTACCAGGGTTTGACCGGGGGCTTCATGGCGGATTGGGACGGCGAGAAGAAACCGCTGCCGCACCTCGCTCCCTTTCTCCAGAGCCCGGACCGGGCAGTCCGGGAACGCGCCTTTCATGGAATGGTCGGCCCCTACGTGGCGGCCCGGGATCAGATGGCGGCGCTGTTTGATCGCCAGTATGCGCTCCGCCAACGGGTTGCCGCCAATGCCGGATTTGCGGACTACCAGGCGTACGCGTTCGCTTCCAAATGCCGGTTTGACTACACCCCCGCCGATTGCACCCAGTTTCACCGGTCGGTCGACGAGGTGGTGATGCCGGCGATTGAGCGGTTGCATGCCGTACGGCGGACGACGTTGGGTCTCGGCCGGCTCCGCCCCTGGGATCTGAACGTCACGTTGTACCGCGATGAGCCGCTCCGGCCCTTCCAA encodes:
- a CDS encoding MFS transporter encodes the protein MSEASGRGFTTLRDPEFKKLSVLIATALIDMLGFAIVFPLLPFYTLQLKAPPVAVGWIIAAFSLAQIASAPIWGKFSDRRGRRPALLVGMFASGIAFLVFGFATSVWVLLLSRVIQGAGGGTTGVLHAYVGDAIPPERRAQALGWISAATNVGVAVGPIIGSFAFKFGTAVPGVVAAALCFLNLLFTWRWLPESRSFTPASGVPRPRPAVAGALLSVVTHPRTLVSRLVWVYGAGMLGFSAMTSVFALFLGDRFGVTSANVGYFFAYTGALNFLMRAVALGPIVRRLGEVGAIRLGTVALVTGLVLYPLVPSLLILPLVMPLIPIGTALIFPSTTAMISKASDPLILGTTMGVAQSFAGGARVLAPLISTAVFQRYGASMPFYLAAGIVAGVGLLAFRLPESAGRLAQAKN